In Bacillus cytotoxicus NVH 391-98, the following are encoded in one genomic region:
- a CDS encoding helix-turn-helix transcriptional regulator, with protein sequence MENNIKSLRKVQKISQDELANLCNVSRQTINAIENNKYDPSLVLAFSIANYLNVKVDELFVFNK encoded by the coding sequence GTGGAGAATAATATTAAGTCATTAAGAAAGGTACAAAAAATATCTCAAGATGAATTAGCTAATTTGTGTAATGTTTCTAGACAAACAATTAATGCTATTGAAAATAATAAGTATGATCCTTCTTTAGTTTTAGCTTTTTCAATAGCTAATTATCTTAATGTAAAAGTGGATGAGTTATTTGTTTTTAATAAATAA
- a CDS encoding transposase, with amino-acid sequence MCDLRHHRPLALLPNRSPETLAEWLKQPPHIQVVSCDGFTSFRQGISDASSSILQVYDRWYFIKNARKHLDTFLLSAVPSTITWNETSSISIETALTKTEK; translated from the coding sequence ATTTGTGATCTACGTCATCATAGACCATTAGCGCTATTACCGAATCGTTCACCTGAAACACTAGCGGAATGGTTGAAACAACCTCCTCACATTCAAGTCGTGAGTTGCGATGGTTTTACAAGTTTTCGTCAAGGAATTTCTGACGCAAGTTCTTCTATTCTTCAAGTATATGATCGCTGGTATTTTATTAAAAATGCTAGGAAACATTTAGATACGTTCCTCTTGTCAGCCGTTCCTTCTACTATTACTTGGAATGAAACTTCATCTATTTCCATTGAAACAGCGTTAACAAAAACAGAAAAATAA
- a CDS encoding transposase, giving the protein MIQEIKKAHRSGKSINSLTKEYHLNWRMIKKYMKMMTPPTTNRWRISPAQGCHESIIRLEKEGKTLKTIDPLIRKKGYNGTFSAVRTLVEGIRCKQKRANHPSPTYQIARKRLARWFWIHPNHLNTSERRDLERCFEKYPNLQTVYEVIQEYRAMIKQSDYEGFLQWLRKQLSHKEQPFYPYTVIYATIYKSLSMPFFFPIVMAC; this is encoded by the coding sequence TTGATTCAAGAAATAAAGAAAGCCCATCGCTCCGGGAAATCTATCAATTCCCTAACGAAAGAATATCATTTAAATTGGAGAATGATTAAAAAATACATGAAAATGATGACTCCACCTACTACCAATCGTTGGCGCATCAGTCCAGCCCAAGGGTGTCATGAATCTATTATTCGTCTTGAAAAAGAGGGAAAAACACTTAAAACGATTGATCCACTTATCCGTAAGAAGGGGTATAACGGTACCTTTTCGGCTGTGCGCACACTTGTTGAAGGGATAAGGTGCAAACAGAAACGTGCTAATCACCCATCTCCTACCTATCAAATAGCTAGAAAACGTCTTGCCAGATGGTTTTGGATTCATCCCAATCATCTGAACACCTCAGAAAGAAGAGATTTAGAGCGTTGCTTCGAAAAATATCCTAATCTCCAAACTGTTTATGAAGTCATACAAGAGTATCGTGCAATGATAAAACAATCTGATTATGAAGGATTTTTGCAATGGCTAAGAAAACAACTTTCCCATAAAGAACAACCCTTTTATCCATATACCGTCATTTACGCAACGATTTACAAGTCGTTAAGCATGCCTTTCTTCTTCCCTATAGTAATGGCGTGTTAG
- a CDS encoding UDP binding domain-containing protein, whose product MQNYFDIDQKVNVLKKDINNLIVCDPITSLLTKDINTELNQIIFNFSGLETPFMKNMDDLLLYPKTIFENAYEALNESKFDRIIVTGNDKVMTYLKKEYGNKFRGEFKHLSHEEFLIELQNSKMLVSSPGLTATYEAMAYNVPVRFLPPQNYSQALMKSRKYFDSFKGLNVAILGLTFKPDTDDLREAPSLANIPIMLKEGANVNVWDLVGIENFKKIYPDEITYSTSIEDTIKNADICFIFTEWYEIKEFDISKYSELMKTPIVLDGRNCYDLKGVRKTKIIYDSIGRETVSNLNLLGV is encoded by the coding sequence GTGCAAAACTATTTTGATATTGATCAGAAAGTTAATGTATTAAAAAAAGATATAAACAATTTAATTGTTTGTGATCCAATCACTAGTTTATTGACTAAAGATATAAATACTGAATTAAACCAAATAATTTTTAATTTTTCGGGGCTAGAAACGCCGTTTATGAAAAATATGGATGATTTGTTATTATATCCGAAAACGATTTTCGAAAATGCTTATGAAGCTTTGAATGAATCGAAGTTTGATAGGATAATTGTTACAGGTAATGATAAAGTCATGACATACTTAAAAAAAGAATATGGAAACAAATTTAGAGGAGAGTTTAAACATTTAAGTCATGAAGAATTTTTGATAGAGTTACAAAATTCGAAAATGTTAGTTTCAAGTCCAGGATTAACTGCTACATATGAAGCGATGGCATATAATGTACCAGTAAGATTTCTACCACCACAAAATTATAGTCAAGCTCTCATGAAATCTCGAAAATATTTTGATAGTTTCAAAGGATTAAATGTAGCAATACTGGGACTAACCTTCAAACCTGATACTGACGATTTAAGAGAAGCACCTTCCCTAGCAAATATTCCAATAATGCTTAAAGAGGGTGCAAATGTTAATGTATGGGATCTTGTTGGTATTGAGAATTTTAAGAAAATATATCCTGATGAAATAACCTATAGTACCTCCATTGAAGATACTATCAAGAATGCAGATATATGTTTTATCTTCACAGAATGGTATGAAATTAAAGAGTTTGATATTTCGAAATATAGTGAATTAATGAAAACTCCAATCGTTCTCGACGGGAGAAACTGCTATGATTTGAAGGGTGTGAGAAAAACAAAAATAATTTATGATTCAATAGGAAGAGAAACAGTTTCTAATTTAAATTTGCTAGGAGTATAG